From the Spiribacter sp. 2438 genome, one window contains:
- a CDS encoding A24 family peptidase, giving the protein MSLVLWRFGWGVTGASAALLTAWLITLAIIDQDTHLLPDCLTLSGLWGGLLLAAVVPLHDPVTAILGATCGYLLLRVPAAAYESLTGQSGMGHGDFKLLAMIGAWLGPTPLLTVITMASIGGALWAGAKALRGRGAVGTPLAFGPWLASAAWITLMWNPHLLDPAL; this is encoded by the coding sequence ATGAGCCTGGTCCTTTGGCGGTTTGGCTGGGGCGTTACCGGCGCCTCGGCCGCCCTGCTGACCGCCTGGCTGATCACGCTGGCCATCATCGACCAGGACACCCACCTTCTCCCGGACTGCCTGACGCTGAGCGGTCTGTGGGGAGGCCTCCTGCTCGCCGCCGTCGTGCCCCTGCATGACCCGGTCACAGCGATTCTGGGAGCCACCTGCGGCTACCTGCTGCTGCGCGTCCCGGCGGCTGCATACGAATCGCTGACCGGGCAGTCCGGGATGGGCCATGGCGATTTCAAGCTATTGGCGATGATCGGCGCGTGGCTCGGACCAACGCCACTGCTGACCGTGATCACCATGGCCTCCATCGGCGGTGCCCTGTGGGCCGGAGCAAAGGCGCTGAGAGGCCGTGGGGCGGTGGGCACGCCCCTGGCCTTCGGGCCCTGGCTCGCCAGTGCTGCCTGGATCACGTTAATGTGGAATCCGCATCTGCTGGATCCAGCGTTATAG
- the coaE gene encoding dephospho-CoA kinase (Dephospho-CoA kinase (CoaE) performs the final step in coenzyme A biosynthesis.) has translation MPGDNSRPRLVVGLTGGIASGKTAVSDRFAQKGVTVVDTDQLAREIVEPDTAGFEAIRARFGPSVVRADGRLDRQALRDRVFSAPEERAALEAITHPLIRDRVRTCVASAASAYAVVVVPLLVEAGWDKDVDRVLVVDVPESLQRSRLMERDDVDETGARRMIAAQTPRARRLEAADDVIRNTSDLGALDEAVQRLHEKYQQLAQQHG, from the coding sequence ATGCCCGGAGACAATTCACGCCCCCGGCTGGTAGTCGGCCTCACCGGCGGCATTGCCAGCGGCAAGACGGCGGTCAGCGATCGCTTCGCCCAGAAGGGCGTGACGGTGGTCGACACCGACCAACTCGCCCGGGAGATCGTCGAACCGGATACGGCGGGATTCGAAGCCATCAGAGCCCGCTTCGGTCCGTCAGTGGTCAGAGCCGACGGCCGACTGGACCGGCAGGCCCTCCGCGACCGGGTTTTCAGCGCACCTGAAGAGCGCGCGGCCCTCGAGGCCATCACGCACCCTCTGATTCGGGATCGGGTCCGGACCTGCGTTGCATCGGCAGCGTCCGCCTACGCGGTGGTCGTGGTTCCACTGCTGGTGGAGGCGGGTTGGGACAAGGATGTGGACCGGGTGCTGGTGGTGGATGTACCGGAATCCCTGCAGCGATCGCGCCTCATGGAGCGGGATGATGTGGATGAAACCGGCGCGCGGCGCATGATTGCGGCGCAGACGCCACGGGCGCGGCGACTGGAGGCCGCCGACGACGTGATCAGGAACACCAGCGACCTCGGCGCGCTGGACGAGGCAGTCCAGCGCCTTCATGAAAAGTACCAGCAGCTGGCACAACAGCACGGGTGA